TAAGAACATTTCATTAATCCACGCTGGCAAAAGAACTGGGTAGCAGATCTCTTTCTTTCTACGGGCTCTTATGTGATTGATGGGCTTCTCCGGATCGTATTGGGCTGTGTTACCCAGttcgaataaaaaaaaaacaaggcaAGACGGATAATACGAGGCGCTACTCTTCTCCCTCTTCGTCTTCCAGCTTTCTTCACCATCGTTTCTGTTTTCCCAATCCAGAACTCCACAATCAATACTCCACTACCTCTCCATCCATCAATTCTTTCTTTATGATTTCGATTTCGTTTACCCTTACCCTCCTGCTTTATATACTGATTTTCTCTCCTCGGTGCaaaccaaaccctaaaactttTTTCACCTCGATTCGCGATGAAACCGAATGGAAAATCCCCGATGATCTCCGATTATGATGAAAAGGTCATGTTCTTCCGAGATGTTACACCGGGTCCTCACGAAACCCAGCTGCGTTTCCGCTTGATTCATTTCTGGGAGGCTTGGAACCCTCTAAAGAAGACACTTGTTGGCCTTGAGATGCTTCTAATAGATGAACAGGTACTTGATTTCACCGATCGTTTTTATCTTCGTCGTTATTTAGATCAGTTTTTAGATCCCACTTATATGTAGGGTTTTTAGATCCCAcctatatttagaaaattagtatgaaaaaaaaattctcgagAAACCTAATCGTGGAAATGTcaaatgataaaattttatcaattttgtagaaaatatatatataaaaaaatttgattggttgtgTATTTTGTCGCAGGGATCTGTTATCCAAGAATTCGTTTCGCCTGGACGTATCGATACATATTTGCCTAAAATGAAGCCTGGGTTGGTTTACAAACTCAACAATTTTTATGGATCAAGCAAAAAATCGGTGTATCGGGTCTCTGGTCATGCCGTGACGGTGTCATTCTCATGGAACTCTGAACTGTCTGTTTTGGAAGACAGTTCCACCCTTTTTGAAGAAGACAGATTCCGATTTCATTCCTTTGAGGATTTTCAAGCTAACTGCAACCGCAAACGAGACCTCTACGGTAGTCTCTGTTATCCCTCACATGATCTCTTGGTTGCAGTGTTTGATGACTAGATGGGATCTAAATAATTCTTGCTGCTCAGATATAAATGTCGAATTTTGCTTAGAATGTGTTTTAGTTTTCTGAATAATCTTTCTCTACGTTCGTTGTCTTTGTCAGTCTCTGAAATCACTCTTCAGAACAGAGCATGAAAAATGGAATTTACTAATTGTGTTTGTCCCATTACGAAGTATTTTTTACTACAGTCGGGTCTTAGTTAATTTTTAGGGTTCTACGGTAGCATAATATGATTAGGATCTGTTAGCTGCTTCATTACTATGTCTGATTAAAATTAGTATATTACTTATTTCATATTCTTCTTACTTACACGCTTGCTAAACAATGGGATAGATGTTGTTGGCCACATGAAGGTGGTTAATGGATAGAGTCTCATTGAGACCCCAGTCCTTGACGAAGTGGAGATCGCAAGGGCGAGGCATGTGCTGGTTCATCTGCAGTCACACGAGTAAGTTTTTTGTTATTCTTAAAACACCATTTCTCTCTACTTCTATTAACCATTCATTAACGACTTCTTTCAGTGGACCTGTGATGAAGCTCTACCTTTGGGACCAGGCTGCAAGAGACTTCTGCAAGAAATTCAAATCATACGAAAACACCCCCACCGTGTTATTGGTCACGACTGTTAACACTAAGAGTCTAGGAGGTAACGTTTTCTATCTTTAATAAAGCTTTCTTACAGTTACATATCTACTCTTTGTGTTCTTAAAATGGGTTTTGTATAATACAACAGGTAATCTTGCGCTGACTTCAATGTCCTCCTCACGTGTTTTTATGGACTACGATGTCCAACCTACGATCAACTACTTCGGCTGgtaaatatacatatttgtgTGTTTACAACTACTCTTTCGCTGGGAAACCTCATCTCAATGACTTAGTAGATCGATCCTTATTACTCTGTCTCAGGTTGGAGTCTAACCCACAGAGTGCTGAGTGTGTTAATGCAGAAGTGGTTACTAAAAGGGAAACGCTGACCATAGCAGAAATATTCGACTACATCAAGCAGGGATCTACTAAGGTACCACTAGGTCTACAGATTTCTTAATCATTGATCCAAACCTTTGAGTCTTATATAGTTTTTCGTTCCAGGAGGCTTTTTTTGAGTGCACGGCTACGATTGATGATGTGGTCCATGGCTCAACCTGGTATTACATATCATGCAGGGGGTGCCATACTAAAGCTACGAAAGGCCCAACTTCGTTGATGTGTTCGAAATGTGGGAAAGTCAACATAGATGGAAAACCACAGTACTCAGCTTTACTCTATCCCATTACTTACTCACGTTTTGAATGGTATTAGCTTCTAATTTTTTCATGACAGGTACCGTGCACAGATATCTGTCTATGACAACAGTGAGCAAGCTGTTTTTGTACTGCTTAGGGATGCTGGTTATGAGTTGACTGGGAAGCATGCAGCTGAATTAGTCAGCAGCTATTTTGAGGTAACTTTCATCATTCGGTGCTATCAGTATTAGTAGTCTCATTATTGGTCCTCGAGTTTTAATTGAACCTTTGTAAACGTGACTGTCAGGCTAATGGAAACCAAGGAGTTACACGAGAGGTTCCTATCCCGGAAGCTTTAATCAGCACGATCGGTCAGAAACATAACTTTTGTGTGAAAGTTACAAAGCACAACTTAGATGGGAAGTCTCGATCTTTAACTGTGACCAAGATTCTCCCTCTGGACACTCCACCAGTTATAGAATCTTCGGAAGGAAACCACAACACTGCAGCTGCGGAGGAAACATTTGAGACTGGAACCAGCGTGTGTGAAGCTTCCAAAATCAGTGTGGATTCTGCAGAGGGGAGTCAGAGAAGTTGTGCCATTGATGAGATGGGGGAAGCCAAACGTCCCAAGTGTGGGATGTAGAGCTGTGTTGCACTATTTTACTTTTTACAGATTATTACTCGGTTTCTTTAGAGGTTTTGGATGTGGACTTATATAAAAGAGGTCAATAATTTATGAATTTCAACATaatatggttttcatatttggAAGTGAACCTTCATGCATGAGTACGAGGGAAGTTGATAATCACCCCTTTTTCAAAATAAGAAACGTGGTCGTCAATCAATATAAATACTCCACCTTCCAAGAACGTGTTCAACGGCATATATTTAGGAATCATGTATCAAACGaagataaatcaattaaataaaGTTTCCTTCCAATAACGTATGaccatataatatattatgGCAAAATCTTAAGCAGTGAATTCTTTCCAAATACTCCCTTACCAATTTAATTATTCTTCAAAATTCTACAAAAAGGGAACCCAGCTTTTATTTCCCATTTTGAGAAACGATACTGAAATCACCATTGGAGGTGTCTACCAAAGTCTAATCAACGCTAAACTCCGAACAAAACGCCTAAGTGTAAGAATTTTTTGAGCAGTCAAATAAATACATATCTTATTCTATCACTGTAACGAATTATCCGTTTCATTCTAAGGATCGAGAGATAAGAAGAATGGATAACCCAGCTCCTCCACCCCCTTCGCAAACTGCAGGTAccaaattttttactttttttttagtcCAAAACTTATGTATTATCCTatagaaatatttttcaaatctcCATCACATAATGTTTATGTCATATTGGCCGttagatatatagatattagtgactcttatacaattttattatctaTGAGTTGTTTTGACCCTCATCgaaaatagactctatatatatatggcatTTGTTAATTTATTCACTTATAATTTAATCCAAGGATAAACTTAGGGATAATATAAAGAGGTTGAATCATGGTGGAATGGGGTGTAGTGCTGGCGTTATAGCTATAGATATCGCTAGGGTTATTTGTTTGAATATTGTTTTCTTTGCAGTTTATtcaataattcatatatatattattttttgtaaattctCCGTTTGCAAAAAAGCATGATTAGACTGAATAAGAAGTCTACTATAAAGATGAGGGTTATTGGGACATAAAATTGCGTAGAGTTTGTGAATTTAAACAGTTATTtggatatgaaaatatatatgcactgacttaaaaatataatcaaactTTTGTAAATTGCTACTTCATGAATATTTTCGAATTGTTTTCAATGTGTTTCATTATGTTTCACCAATTGaagcaaattttattttaaatttgaaaacaataccgattttttataacatataatttgaaagctatataaaacttaaaacatataattttaattatcagttttcaactattacacgcCTTTTTGCAAAGAgggttttataatttaaatagtttATTCAAGTACTTTTTATTATGTGAATTTATTGAagatgagattccgatcttttaaaATAACTTCTTCTTATCCAATTTCAGATCCTTTCTTTCTCATGACCCTCAACAAAACTTCTGATCTGCGAAAGACTTAATCTATTTCTtacactatttattttatttactactTTTTTTGCTTTTAACCAATTGAGTGAACTCGATATAGACCAATTTTTCAGACATATACGAACATACAAAGCTTCCTTCTCAAACAAAAACATTGACTACCAACACATTTTTTAGCGTTCAAACAATCAACACCTTAATCTAATATGATATTCTACTTTAACATTTTCATAGAAAATAACCCGGGCGTAGTCCGGGAACTGAcctagtaataataatattgaGAAATTCTCGACAAATAAAGAAACTTTCTGACATTTATCGGTATATAAATAATCTAGTCTTTTGTATCTAAAAACTGGTTacattattacataatatttttttgagatATTTTGGGTGAAATATCTAccaataaatatgtttttacttTCGTtcgatttattttgttttcactGCAAGTATATTTATGTGTTTCAAACTTCCAATGATCATTTAGAGAACTGTGATTCACATGGTTAAAGGTCTGTGAACAAGACCAAGAAGAAGAATAGTACATATGTGGCTCAAGGCATTTCATATGGCATGTTCTACTTCTAACGGTTAATGTTGGGTTACAGGTTACTAATAGTACTTAtgcttaattttttaattttttaatttttgtaaaagttTATGCTTAATTTCTAGTCGAAGGTAACTAAAACTTTTTATCAACATCTTTTTTAATTCATCCACGATTCAATGTTTTTACATATGAAGATagcatatatatagtaaaagtTAACTCGTACGTTCCATTAGGGTTCTTACTGGGTCAGTAGTTAATTAAATTGATAATGCGACAAATATTCTTTTATCAACTAGTGATAACGTTGTACAGTAACAACAATGATGAGATACATCATTAAAGTTTGAATGTTCTCGATGGTAATGCGTTTTGATGGAACACATTAATACTGTTTTTCATACAGAGGTTAAATGATAAGAAAATCAACATTATAATGAGCCAGTTTCAAGGCTCCTCAGCGCGCCACATCAGCATTTTGTGGACTCCACCTtttaaaaaagtgaaaaaatgtcaaatccaTGGTTCGAATCCGAGTTATTGAcgtataaacaccaacatttataccactaaactaaaggatactttgtacattgatagccggaactaatatatatttatgaaggtcggttTAATAATGTctcacaaataaataaaatgatttacaaaTCACGTTCTCTATTATTTGCTGATTGATTTGTAAGCTTATTTTTTAAACTCGCTAGCCCATCTATTACATCAGCTTATACATTTGATTAAAGTCTAAGTCTATCTTAATAAACCATAAAACTAGCCCTAAAAAGCCTGCAAGTCGTCAGCTCTTCGTCTTCGACTGAGACCTATGGTTTTCTCAATCATGCGCCTCCCCTCCAATACACAGACGCTACTGTCTAAACTTCTCCAACCAAATCCATGGAACTCTTAGTCTCCCTCTATCTCTTCATCTCCCCCTCTTTACGCACACCATCAAAAACGCTAGCGTCTCATAACTGATACGAACGGCTTCGCTATATATAGGTCATGCTAGATCCAGGAGTCCAACCTCTTATATCTACgagcatatttttttttcaattgttgaGCATGTCTGTCTCTGATGCTATTGCCGTCCTCCCCACCACCTTCAACGCTCTCCGCCTTTGTCGGTCTTCTCAAGTTTGTTGTTGGCCGTCTCCTCAGCTATTGGGATCCCCGTAACATCAATAAAAATGGTTAATTTATGGGAATCACCCTCCTTTTGCTAGAAGAAAAAGTATCGCCATCTTCACTCTAACATGAATGATTTCTTCCTTCCATAtttcataaaaactaaaactattgGTCTACGTATTTAACTCTTCTTACCGACAATCTTTACGGACGGCAGCGATTGTAGATGATAGGTTTGAAGTTGTAAGATGGACAGAGGTTCGATCATCTCCAGGCTCTTGCAAACACAAACTTAGAACCCTcgatatagttttatatattacaATCAAATTTCTCCAACGCCGTACATTCATATTAGCTACTGATTCTTAATTCCATTTGTTAACTTATAGATGTTTGGCCAAAAACGTTTTCTGCTAGGCACTGACCTCAAAAACGCTTCAACAACGACTCGGCTTATGGTATGTTTTAATCTCATTGACCCAAGCCCGCTTTCACATAGTTCTCATGTTTTTATCCATTTGCTCATGCTTTAAGAAAACTTATATAATCTCATACACCAGTACGGTGGTCGTGTACTTGCTTTGTGTGACTGACGATGATGCGGCCCCTTTAGGGGTCTTATGAACTCAGATGATATAACCCAGTTTGTCATGGTGGTCACCACGGTCAGTCCAAAAAATATTTAGGGATAGTCATCTATTTTTTCTCAAGAAACATGTTGATGCTAAACAATTTCTGCTGAATATAGTACTTTCATGCATATATTTAACAGAATAACATCATCTAATATAACACACACGTACAACTGTGTTTCAGACTGCCAGCAGCAACAAAACTCCAGACGTGGATTCCCAATCTATACTACCAGCAGCAACTGTTAGCTACACGGTTCATGTGCCCAGGAGAGCCGAAGAAGTTGATGAAGCAATGTCAAGCTTTGAAAACGAAGAAAATAGGCACGTGAGTGATTGTTTCAAGTCCATCAAACCGTCATCCCCACTTAGCTTATGTGTCAATGAAATAACCATTTTCGTATGTTTTTTCCTACTTTCAACTTTGGTTGTCTTTAATTATCTGCAAACTATTTCCCACCAGGAGAAGAGTTACTtggtttttaaataaaggggAACGTTGGTGGGTCTTTGCATTTCGTGAAAATAAGCATGTCTTTTGCTTCATGCATGAGAACATGTTCAGATAGTTACATGGCA
The window above is part of the Brassica napus cultivar Da-Ae chromosome C3, Da-Ae, whole genome shotgun sequence genome. Proteins encoded here:
- the LOC106427746 gene encoding uncharacterized protein LOC106427746 is translated as MCSKCGKVNIDGKPQYRAQISVYDNSEQAVFVLLRDAGYELTGKHAAELVSSYFEANGNQGVTREVPIPEALISTIGQKHNFCVKVTKHNLDGKSRSLTVTKILPLDTPPVIESSEGNHNTAAAEETFETGTSVCEASKISVDSAEGSQRSCAIDEMGEAKRPKCGM